The following proteins come from a genomic window of Frondihabitans peucedani:
- the murI gene encoding glutamate racemase, with amino-acid sequence MTDAPIGVFDSGVGGLTVSRAIIDQLPRESILYVGDTEHSPYGPKPIAAVREYALAVMDDLVAQGVKLLVIACNTASAAVLRDARERYTGPHGIPVVEVIQPAVRAAMKATRTQRVGVIGTAGTIRSRAYEDAFAAAPDLELLTRACPRFVEFVEAGDTSSAELRAVAEEYLAPLRDAGVDTLVLGCTHYPLMSAAIQYVMGPDVRLVSSAEETAADVYSTLVAHDLLRESPEPPGYDFQATGADQAGFIRLAKRFLGPEVQAVSHLETGTIDLPAGFARGHR; translated from the coding sequence GTGACGGACGCACCCATCGGAGTCTTCGACTCGGGAGTAGGCGGGCTCACCGTCTCCCGGGCGATCATCGATCAGCTCCCGCGCGAGTCGATCCTGTACGTCGGCGACACCGAGCACTCGCCCTACGGGCCGAAGCCGATCGCCGCGGTGCGCGAGTACGCGCTCGCCGTCATGGACGACCTCGTCGCGCAGGGCGTGAAGCTCCTCGTCATCGCGTGCAACACGGCCTCCGCGGCGGTGCTTCGCGACGCGCGCGAGCGCTACACGGGCCCGCACGGGATCCCCGTCGTGGAGGTGATCCAGCCCGCCGTCCGCGCCGCGATGAAGGCGACCCGCACCCAGCGCGTCGGCGTCATCGGCACCGCCGGCACCATCCGGTCGCGCGCCTACGAGGACGCGTTCGCGGCCGCTCCCGACCTCGAGCTGCTGACGCGCGCCTGCCCCCGATTCGTCGAGTTCGTCGAGGCCGGCGACACCTCGAGCGCCGAGCTCCGAGCGGTGGCCGAGGAGTACCTGGCGCCCCTCCGCGACGCGGGCGTCGACACCCTCGTGCTCGGCTGCACGCACTACCCGCTGATGTCGGCTGCGATCCAGTACGTGATGGGGCCCGATGTCCGGCTCGTGTCGAGCGCCGAGGAGACGGCCGCCGACGTCTACTCGACCCTGGTGGCGCACGACCTCCTCCGCGAGAGCCCCGAGCCGCCGGGCTACGACTTCCAGGCGACCGGAGCCGACCAGGCCGGCTTCATCCGGCTCGCCAAGCGCTTCCTCGGCCCCGAGGTCCAGGCCGTCAGCCACCTCGAGACGGGCACGATCGATCTTCCCGCGGGGTTCGCCCGCGGGCACCGCTGA
- a CDS encoding nicotinate phosphoribosyltransferase: MLDAGLRDGTALRRSVFEVFTRRLPAGRRYGIVAGTGRFLEQLSRFRFGDDELAWLAEADVVGSETLDWLADYRFTGDIQGYREGEVFFPNSPLLVVESSFAEAVLLETLALSVFNYDSAVASAAARMVSAADGRPLAEMGSRRTGEWSAVAAARAAFIAGFGATSNMEAGRLWGVPTMGTAAHAFTLLHDSEEDAFRSQVDALGPGTTLLIDTYDIPKAVETAVRVAGPELGSVRIDSGDLPQLVAEVRAQLDSLGATGTRITVTNDLDEFTIAALRAAPVDSYGVGTSVVTGSGHPAASMVFKLVAHHDADGRWVSVGKKSAEKATVGGRKFPVRARRGGIASAEIVRVGSQEVGASERTLLVPLVTGGEIDPRWLGPEGVLAARSHREAAVGELPPAAFSLGRGEAIIPTRYEVV, encoded by the coding sequence ATGCTCGACGCGGGGCTCCGCGACGGGACCGCCCTCCGGCGGAGCGTCTTCGAGGTCTTCACCCGGCGCCTCCCGGCCGGCCGTCGCTACGGCATCGTCGCCGGCACCGGCCGGTTCCTCGAGCAGCTCTCGCGCTTCCGCTTCGGCGACGACGAGCTGGCGTGGCTGGCCGAGGCCGACGTCGTCGGCAGCGAGACGCTCGACTGGCTCGCCGACTACCGCTTCACCGGCGACATCCAGGGCTATCGGGAGGGCGAGGTGTTCTTCCCGAACTCGCCCCTGCTGGTGGTGGAGTCGAGCTTCGCCGAGGCCGTCCTGCTCGAGACCCTCGCCCTGTCGGTGTTCAACTACGACTCGGCGGTGGCGAGCGCCGCCGCCCGCATGGTGTCGGCCGCCGACGGCCGCCCGCTGGCCGAGATGGGCTCCCGCCGCACGGGCGAGTGGAGCGCCGTCGCTGCTGCGAGAGCCGCCTTCATCGCAGGATTCGGCGCGACCAGCAACATGGAGGCCGGGCGCCTGTGGGGCGTCCCCACCATGGGCACCGCGGCCCACGCCTTCACGCTGCTCCACGACTCTGAGGAGGACGCCTTCCGCTCCCAGGTCGACGCCCTCGGCCCCGGGACGACGCTGCTCATCGACACCTACGACATCCCGAAGGCCGTCGAGACGGCGGTTCGGGTCGCCGGGCCCGAGCTCGGCTCCGTCCGGATCGACTCGGGCGACCTCCCCCAGCTGGTCGCCGAGGTGCGCGCCCAGCTCGACTCGCTCGGTGCGACCGGGACGAGGATCACGGTCACGAACGACCTCGACGAGTTCACCATCGCGGCCCTCCGCGCGGCACCCGTCGACAGCTACGGGGTCGGGACGAGCGTCGTGACCGGCTCCGGGCATCCTGCGGCGTCGATGGTCTTCAAGCTCGTGGCGCACCACGACGCGGACGGCCGCTGGGTCTCGGTCGGCAAGAAGTCGGCCGAGAAGGCCACGGTGGGCGGGCGGAAGTTCCCGGTGCGAGCGCGCCGAGGCGGCATCGCCTCGGCGGAGATCGTCCGGGTCGGGAGCCAGGAGGTGGGTGCCTCGGAGCGCACCCTGCTCGTGCCGCTCGTGACGGGCGGCGAGATCGACCCGCGCTGGCTGGGCCCGGAGGGCGTGCTCGCCGCTCGGAGCCACCGGGAGGCCGCCGTCGGCGAACTGCCGCCGGCCGCGTTCAGCCTGGGCCGCGGCGAGGCGATCATCCCGACGCGGTACGAGGTGGTGTGA
- a CDS encoding DUF3039 domain-containing protein, which yields MSDTGIGGDVQGGGTDVLDRELEKLLNEESIDPGDHERFSHYVPKNKIMESALSGKPVKALCGKKWTPGRDPEKFPVCPTCKEIYEKMKGE from the coding sequence ATGAGCGACACAGGTATCGGAGGCGACGTCCAGGGCGGCGGCACGGACGTGCTCGACCGCGAACTCGAGAAGCTCCTCAACGAGGAGTCCATCGACCCCGGCGACCACGAGCGGTTCTCGCACTACGTGCCGAAGAACAAGATCATGGAGTCGGCCCTGAGCGGCAAGCCCGTCAAGGCGCTGTGCGGCAAGAAGTGGACTCCGGGGCGCGACCCCGAGAAGTTCCCCGTCTGCCCGACCTGCAAAGAGATCTACGAGAAGATGAAGGGCGAGTAG
- a CDS encoding ABC transporter permease yields the protein MVAQLLRLRIVGIGNRLRFGLRPAFWTVVILLVALVASLVVAALASQLRFAPLGEVEALTTGAGSLLLVAFFVAPFAASRPAWSDPRRLFGYGVSTDRAAAGLALGGAIGLPALALVILATGYVRSWSEGTGIAWLAVVSSVLAGVTALLLALVASTLSAMSTTRRSRDLLVAGGIVLAILLVPLVVDLVRVLLPGGYPGSSFWTSALGWTPFGAALALPAHAATGDTGRVIGGLVVALASIGLLWWAWRSLVERALHSTPAPAVSGERVGLGWFDFTLGTPTGAVAARSLTYWARDARYRWSLVILPFLPLLVVPLGIAGIDWSMLALVPVPLMCLLLGFLPHNDVSYDNTALWLHIATNTGGLPDRVGRIAPPLVIGIPLSVVGSLVAVWLHGDFGAFGAEFGVSFALLLSGLGLSSILSAALPYAAVRPGDDPFQQPQTTGSAPGWSQSIMFGGAVLLSAPTGWLAVMAAIDGRVGLTALALLTGLATGVVVLVAGILIGSRIFAHRAPELLAFALRS from the coding sequence ATGGTTGCACAGCTTCTCCGACTGAGGATCGTCGGGATCGGCAACCGCCTGCGCTTCGGGCTGAGGCCCGCGTTCTGGACCGTCGTGATCCTGCTCGTCGCGCTCGTGGCGTCTCTCGTCGTCGCCGCGCTCGCCAGTCAGCTGCGGTTCGCGCCGCTCGGCGAGGTCGAGGCGCTCACGACGGGCGCGGGCTCGCTCCTGCTCGTCGCCTTCTTCGTGGCCCCCTTCGCCGCCTCGAGGCCGGCGTGGAGCGATCCGCGGCGCCTCTTCGGCTACGGCGTGTCCACCGACCGGGCTGCCGCGGGGCTCGCCCTCGGCGGCGCGATCGGCCTGCCGGCGCTGGCGCTCGTCATCCTGGCCACCGGCTACGTGCGGTCGTGGAGCGAGGGCACCGGCATCGCCTGGCTCGCCGTCGTCTCGTCCGTGCTGGCCGGCGTCACGGCGCTCCTGCTGGCGCTCGTGGCGTCGACGCTGTCGGCGATGAGCACCACCCGGCGCTCGCGCGACCTCCTCGTCGCCGGAGGGATCGTCCTCGCGATCCTGCTCGTGCCCCTCGTCGTCGACCTGGTGCGGGTGCTGCTGCCCGGCGGATACCCGGGCTCGAGCTTCTGGACCTCGGCCCTCGGCTGGACGCCCTTCGGCGCCGCCCTCGCTCTTCCCGCGCACGCGGCGACCGGCGACACCGGCCGGGTGATCGGCGGCCTCGTCGTCGCCCTCGCGAGCATCGGGCTGCTCTGGTGGGCCTGGCGCTCCCTCGTCGAGCGCGCCCTCCACAGCACCCCGGCACCGGCTGTGAGCGGAGAGCGCGTCGGCCTCGGCTGGTTCGACTTCACCCTCGGCACGCCCACGGGAGCGGTGGCCGCGCGGAGCCTGACCTACTGGGCGCGAGACGCCCGCTACCGGTGGTCTCTCGTGATCCTGCCGTTCCTTCCGCTGCTCGTCGTGCCGCTCGGCATCGCCGGGATCGACTGGTCGATGCTCGCGCTCGTGCCGGTGCCTCTCATGTGCCTGCTGCTCGGCTTCCTCCCGCACAACGACGTGTCGTACGACAACACCGCCCTCTGGCTGCACATCGCCACCAACACCGGCGGTCTTCCCGACCGGGTGGGCAGGATCGCGCCGCCGCTCGTCATCGGCATCCCGCTCAGCGTCGTCGGGAGCCTCGTGGCCGTCTGGCTGCACGGCGACTTCGGCGCGTTCGGCGCGGAGTTCGGAGTCTCGTTCGCCCTGCTGCTCAGCGGTCTCGGGCTGTCGAGCATCCTGTCGGCCGCCCTGCCGTACGCGGCGGTGCGCCCCGGTGACGACCCGTTCCAGCAGCCGCAGACGACCGGGTCGGCTCCGGGCTGGTCGCAGTCGATCATGTTCGGCGGCGCGGTCCTGCTGTCGGCGCCCACCGGGTGGCTGGCCGTGATGGCAGCGATCGACGGCCGGGTCGGCCTGACCGCGCTCGCACTCCTGACGGGCCTCGCGACCGGTGTCGTCGTGCTGGTGGCCGGGATCCTGATCGGGAGCAGGATCTTCGCGCACCGCGCGCCCGAGCTGCTCGCGTTCGCGCTCCGCAGCTAG
- a CDS encoding ABC transporter ATP-binding protein, translated as MTESETSGGQGPTQTDELGRTRSDHDASTTAAREERLAAAQQGDEVTDTDETTGQAEAEVETETAGSGSGSAVSAEPETAASTTPTPRKAPARKTPSSGAAKPGAAKAGATAAAKTAAAKTAAAKAGAAKTAAAKTTAAKTTAARTSAAKTGAAKSGAARTTGSAPRTTTPRATAPRATAAEDATAAEGTTAGEGGEPTTTEGAVTRPTPRTTTRKPATTRRRTSPSASPKPEVGEPVEPAEVVTAPVVVAPAVPEPEPQPEPEVVEAEAAEPETAAPEADAPEAAEPETAAAETVETETEAPDPAPVQASEPVEAGPSGVSNAASRVSSWWRSARTSVTARLEEARAARPAEAPRPAEAPRPAVEAAPAAVVDSATTPEPAAARVPSDSEVPADAPVVLSISGLVKRYGSTTAVEGVNLDVRAGSFYGIVGPNGAGKTTTLSIATGLLRPDAGSVTILGTDVWDTKDSAKAKRSLGVLPDRLRLFDKLTGAQFLYYAGLLRGLDAATARKRSADLASAFGLEDALGRLVSDYSVGMTKKVALAAAIIHSPRVLVLDEPFESVDPVSAATVTEILQRYVRGGGTVLLSSHSMDLVERICDSVAVIVDGHVLAQGTVNEVRAGRSLQERFVELAGGEAATEGMEWLHSFSD; from the coding sequence ATGACCGAGTCCGAGACTTCCGGTGGGCAGGGGCCCACGCAGACGGACGAGCTCGGGCGGACGCGCAGCGACCACGACGCGTCCACGACTGCCGCCCGCGAGGAACGACTCGCGGCGGCGCAGCAGGGGGACGAAGTGACAGATACCGACGAGACGACGGGCCAGGCGGAAGCCGAAGTCGAGACCGAGACCGCGGGATCCGGATCGGGGAGCGCGGTATCAGCGGAGCCCGAGACGGCGGCCAGCACGACGCCGACGCCGCGCAAGGCACCCGCGCGGAAGACACCGAGCTCGGGCGCTGCGAAGCCCGGTGCCGCGAAGGCAGGGGCGACTGCGGCTGCGAAGACCGCGGCTGCGAAAACGGCCGCTGCGAAGGCGGGCGCTGCGAAGACCGCCGCCGCCAAGACGACCGCCGCGAAGACGACGGCCGCCAGGACGAGCGCTGCGAAGACGGGCGCTGCGAAGAGCGGCGCCGCCCGCACGACCGGCTCCGCCCCGCGCACGACGACCCCGCGGGCGACCGCTCCGCGCGCGACCGCTGCCGAGGACGCGACCGCTGCTGAGGGCACGACCGCTGGCGAGGGCGGGGAGCCGACGACGACAGAGGGCGCGGTCACGCGCCCGACCCCGCGGACCACGACCCGCAAGCCCGCGACGACCCGCCGTCGCACCTCCCCGTCGGCGTCGCCGAAGCCGGAGGTCGGCGAACCCGTCGAGCCTGCCGAAGTCGTCACTGCGCCCGTGGTCGTCGCGCCCGCAGTCCCCGAGCCCGAGCCCCAGCCCGAGCCCGAGGTCGTCGAGGCGGAGGCCGCTGAGCCCGAGACGGCTGCACCCGAGGCCGACGCGCCCGAGGCCGCTGAGCCCGAGACGGCTGCGGCGGAGACCGTCGAGACGGAGACCGAGGCGCCCGATCCTGCGCCGGTCCAGGCTTCTGAACCCGTCGAGGCCGGCCCGTCCGGGGTGTCGAACGCCGCCAGCCGCGTGTCGTCGTGGTGGAGGTCTGCGCGCACCAGCGTCACGGCGCGCCTCGAGGAGGCCCGCGCAGCTCGTCCCGCCGAGGCTCCCCGACCCGCCGAGGCTCCCCGACCCGCCGTCGAAGCAGCGCCCGCCGCCGTCGTCGACAGCGCCACCACTCCCGAGCCCGCCGCAGCCCGCGTCCCCTCCGACTCCGAGGTCCCGGCCGACGCCCCCGTCGTCCTGTCGATCTCGGGCCTCGTGAAGCGCTACGGCTCGACCACCGCCGTCGAGGGCGTCAACCTCGACGTCCGGGCCGGCTCGTTCTACGGCATCGTCGGCCCGAACGGCGCCGGCAAGACCACCACGCTGTCGATCGCGACCGGGCTCCTCCGCCCTGATGCCGGGAGCGTCACGATCCTGGGCACCGATGTCTGGGACACGAAGGACTCCGCGAAGGCCAAGCGCTCCCTCGGAGTCCTGCCCGACCGGCTGCGGCTGTTCGACAAGCTCACCGGCGCGCAGTTCCTCTACTACGCCGGGCTGCTGCGCGGCCTCGACGCCGCCACTGCCCGCAAGCGCTCCGCCGACCTGGCCTCCGCCTTCGGGTTGGAGGACGCCCTCGGGCGCCTCGTGAGCGACTACTCGGTGGGCATGACGAAGAAGGTCGCTCTGGCGGCCGCGATCATCCACTCGCCGCGGGTCCTGGTGCTCGACGAGCCGTTCGAGTCGGTCGACCCGGTGTCGGCGGCGACGGTGACCGAGATCCTGCAGCGCTACGTCCGTGGCGGCGGCACCGTGCTCCTCTCGAGCCACAGCATGGACCTCGTCGAGCGCATCTGCGACTCGGTCGCCGTGATCGTCGACGGGCACGTCCTCGCTCAGGGCACGGTCAACGAGGTGCGCGCCGGCCGGAGCCTGCAGGAGCGGTTCGTGGAGCTGGCGGGCGGCGAAGCGGCGACGGAGGGGATGGAATGGTTGCACAGCTTCTCCGACTGA
- a CDS encoding phosphocholine cytidylyltransferase family protein, translating to MSTQIVILAAGMGTRLGRSLPKCLTELADGRTIMQQQMENIRAAFGADVKITVVVGYKYEHIVEAFPTASFVYNEQYDQTNTSKSLMRALKATGSSSVLWMNGDVVFDPAALKRAAPFIASDQSFVSVNTSSVSDEEVKYTTDAEGFIDELSKQVKHGLGEAVGINFVSKSDKAALVRQLGRVDNQDYFERGIELGIEQNGLRFVPVDISDLYAVEVDFAEDLERANLFV from the coding sequence GTGAGCACCCAGATCGTCATCCTGGCAGCAGGCATGGGCACCCGCCTCGGCCGTTCCCTGCCGAAGTGCCTGACCGAGCTGGCCGACGGCCGCACCATCATGCAGCAGCAGATGGAGAACATCCGCGCCGCCTTCGGTGCCGACGTGAAGATCACCGTCGTCGTCGGCTACAAGTACGAGCACATCGTCGAGGCCTTCCCGACCGCGAGCTTCGTCTACAACGAGCAGTACGACCAGACCAACACCTCGAAGAGCCTCATGCGTGCGCTCAAGGCGACCGGCTCGTCGAGCGTGCTGTGGATGAACGGCGACGTCGTCTTCGATCCTGCGGCTCTCAAGCGCGCAGCGCCGTTCATCGCCTCCGACCAGTCGTTCGTCTCGGTGAACACCTCGAGCGTGTCCGACGAGGAGGTCAAGTACACGACCGACGCCGAGGGCTTCATCGACGAGCTCTCCAAGCAGGTCAAGCACGGTCTCGGTGAAGCCGTGGGCATCAACTTCGTGTCGAAGTCCGACAAGGCGGCTCTCGTGCGGCAGCTCGGGCGCGTCGACAACCAGGACTACTTCGAGCGCGGCATCGAGCTGGGCATCGAGCAGAATGGCCTACGCTTCGTACCGGTGGACATCTCCGACCTCTACGCCGTCGAGGTCGACTTCGCCGAAGACCTCGAGCGGGCGAACCTCTTCGTCTGA
- a CDS encoding ABC transporter permease produces the protein MTAVSERADTVRRPRATGFKRYRQVLWLLTSRDLKVRYSTSALGYLWSILDPLLMSGIYYFVFTKVFHRNVGETPYIVFLLSGILAWQWFNGAVSDATKAFTADAKLVRSTKIPRTIWVNRIVGSKGIEFLFSLPVLAFFALVTGAHVHWQIVFFPVAIVLQGVLITGLGLIIAPLVVFFRDLERAVKLILRFLFYASPIIYGTKNLPESFHLAASFNPLSGIFGLYRSAFFPDQLRVGEVVIGAIVCFVVLAAGILVFRASERAVLKEI, from the coding sequence GTGACCGCAGTTTCTGAGAGAGCCGACACCGTCAGGCGACCCCGCGCGACCGGGTTCAAGCGGTACCGCCAGGTCCTGTGGCTGCTCACCAGCCGCGACCTCAAGGTCCGCTACTCGACGAGCGCTCTCGGCTACCTGTGGTCGATCCTCGACCCGCTGCTGATGAGCGGCATCTACTACTTCGTCTTCACGAAGGTGTTCCACCGCAACGTCGGCGAGACGCCGTACATCGTCTTCCTGCTGAGCGGCATCCTGGCCTGGCAGTGGTTCAACGGCGCCGTCTCCGACGCGACCAAGGCGTTCACCGCCGATGCGAAGCTGGTCCGCTCGACCAAGATCCCCCGGACGATCTGGGTGAACAGGATCGTGGGGTCGAAGGGCATCGAGTTCCTGTTCAGCCTGCCGGTGCTCGCGTTCTTCGCCCTGGTCACCGGCGCCCATGTGCACTGGCAGATCGTGTTCTTCCCGGTGGCGATCGTGCTCCAGGGCGTCCTGATCACCGGGCTCGGGCTGATCATCGCGCCGCTGGTGGTGTTCTTCCGCGACCTCGAGAGGGCGGTGAAGCTGATCCTGCGCTTCCTCTTCTACGCGTCGCCGATCATCTACGGCACCAAGAACCTGCCCGAGTCGTTCCATCTGGCGGCGTCGTTCAACCCCCTCAGCGGCATCTTCGGCCTGTACCGCTCCGCCTTCTTCCCCGACCAGCTCCGGGTGGGCGAGGTCGTGATCGGCGCGATCGTCTGCTTCGTCGTGCTCGCCGCCGGGATCCTGGTGTTCCGAGCCTCCGAGCGCGCCGTCCTGAAAGAGATCTGA
- a CDS encoding ABC transporter ATP-binding protein produces the protein MPATTVSPVIRVESAGIRFRRNRRARRSFKDLFADSSRRTRPGEFWALRDVSFDVQPGEAIGVVGRNGQGKSTLLKLVAEVVIPDEGRVVVREGVAPLIEITGGFVGDLSVRDNVYLTAGLHGMSRAEIDAGFDEIIDFAEIEAFVDTPYKHLSSGMKVRIAFAVISRLDEPIILVDEVLAVGDRSFREKCYARIEEMLAGGRTLFFVSHNEKDLRRFCTRGLYLDRGALVFDGPIDEALDRYNADLAPKTKA, from the coding sequence ATGCCGGCGACCACCGTCTCCCCCGTCATCCGCGTCGAGAGCGCGGGAATCCGGTTCCGCCGCAACCGGCGTGCGCGGCGCTCGTTCAAAGACCTCTTCGCCGACAGCAGCCGCCGGACGAGGCCGGGCGAGTTCTGGGCTCTCCGCGACGTGTCGTTCGACGTGCAGCCGGGCGAGGCGATCGGCGTCGTCGGCCGGAACGGCCAGGGCAAGTCGACGCTCCTCAAGCTCGTCGCCGAGGTCGTCATCCCCGACGAGGGCCGGGTCGTGGTCCGCGAGGGCGTCGCTCCCCTGATCGAGATCACGGGCGGGTTCGTCGGCGATCTGAGCGTCCGCGACAACGTCTACCTGACCGCTGGCCTCCACGGGATGAGCCGGGCCGAGATCGACGCCGGCTTCGACGAGATCATCGACTTCGCCGAGATCGAGGCGTTCGTCGACACCCCGTACAAGCACCTGTCGAGCGGCATGAAGGTGCGGATCGCGTTCGCCGTGATCTCGCGCCTCGACGAGCCGATCATCCTGGTCGACGAGGTCCTCGCCGTCGGCGACCGGTCGTTCCGCGAGAAGTGCTACGCCCGCATCGAGGAGATGCTGGCAGGCGGCCGCACGCTGTTCTTCGTGTCGCACAACGAGAAGGACCTCCGCCGCTTCTGCACGCGCGGCCTCTACCTCGACCGAGGGGCACTCGTCTTCGACGGCCCCATCGATGAGGCGCTCGATCGGTACAACGCCGACCTGGCTCCCAAGACGAAGGCGTAG
- a CDS encoding helix-turn-helix transcriptional regulator has protein sequence MPQPSSEAARLFGERVRDERLRLGLSQDEVAHLAGMNVSNYGKIERGIGNPVLHTIVRLGTVLGVDPAVFVTGIGADALPPLLEAFSAADFVDERRRRLGRG, from the coding sequence ATGCCTCAGCCGTCTTCCGAAGCCGCTCGCCTGTTCGGTGAGCGCGTGCGCGACGAGCGGCTGCGCCTCGGCCTCAGCCAGGACGAGGTCGCCCACCTCGCCGGCATGAACGTCTCGAACTACGGCAAGATCGAGCGCGGGATCGGGAACCCCGTGCTCCACACCATCGTGCGGCTCGGAACGGTGCTCGGGGTCGATCCCGCCGTCTTCGTCACCGGCATCGGAGCGGACGCTCTGCCGCCCCTCCTGGAGGCGTTCAGCGCGGCCGACTTCGTCGACGAGCGCCGCAGGCGGCTCGGCCGGGGCTGA
- a CDS encoding CDP-glycerol glycerophosphotransferase family protein, which translates to MPLTRDLGLAYGLVKRAWTSRVNRRTLASRDTSAKAPRPGTVQVAVYFADGPVNLYQIRQWYGPLEHLAKTRSVAIVVRSPATMLALLDESSVPVVYARQVVDLEAFVESNPVAMTLYVNQNSRNFQMMRYGRMWHVFVNHGESDKMYMTTNQFKAYDYAFVAGKAALQRLGSKLWDYDLDTRAIMIGRPQADHFEGRLPYTPDERLVVLYAPTWEGDRPAAAYGSIASHAALVPALLATGRHRVVYRPHPRSGVVDPAYRAAHEATVRALEEANRRDPGAGHVYDDGPDLGWQLAAADVAITDISAMVYDRLATGRPLLVCRPVSPEADVDEGGYLGAAEWLTADEAGDVVAQVERVLGDEEARARLDFWAEHHFGDTTRGRATERFEEAVGLLVDRWHEFDARFPAPDETTSAASDETLAIDDTDV; encoded by the coding sequence GTGCCCCTCACCCGTGACCTCGGTCTCGCCTACGGCCTGGTCAAGCGAGCCTGGACCTCGCGCGTCAACCGCCGCACCCTGGCCTCGCGCGACACGAGCGCCAAAGCGCCACGGCCCGGCACGGTGCAGGTCGCCGTCTACTTCGCCGACGGGCCGGTGAACCTCTACCAGATCCGGCAGTGGTACGGCCCCCTGGAGCACCTCGCGAAGACGAGGTCGGTCGCGATCGTCGTCCGGAGCCCCGCGACCATGCTCGCGCTGCTCGACGAGTCGTCGGTGCCCGTGGTGTACGCGCGGCAGGTGGTCGACCTCGAGGCGTTCGTCGAGTCGAACCCCGTCGCGATGACGCTGTACGTCAACCAGAACTCCCGCAACTTCCAGATGATGCGCTACGGCCGCATGTGGCACGTGTTCGTCAACCACGGCGAGAGCGACAAGATGTACATGACGACGAACCAGTTCAAGGCGTACGACTACGCCTTCGTCGCCGGCAAGGCCGCGCTGCAGCGGCTCGGGTCGAAGCTGTGGGACTACGACCTCGACACGCGCGCCATCATGATCGGGCGCCCCCAGGCCGACCACTTCGAGGGCAGGCTGCCCTACACCCCCGACGAGCGCCTCGTGGTGCTGTACGCCCCGACCTGGGAGGGCGACCGTCCGGCGGCGGCCTACGGCTCGATCGCCAGCCACGCAGCCCTCGTGCCGGCCCTTCTCGCGACGGGTCGGCACCGCGTCGTCTACCGCCCGCACCCGCGCAGCGGCGTGGTCGACCCGGCGTACCGGGCGGCCCACGAGGCGACCGTGAGAGCCCTCGAGGAGGCGAACCGCCGGGATCCGGGGGCGGGCCACGTCTACGACGACGGCCCCGACCTCGGCTGGCAGCTCGCCGCCGCCGACGTCGCGATCACGGACATCTCGGCGATGGTCTACGACCGCCTCGCGACCGGGCGGCCGCTGCTGGTCTGCCGTCCGGTGTCGCCCGAGGCCGACGTCGACGAGGGCGGCTACCTCGGTGCCGCCGAGTGGCTGACAGCGGACGAGGCGGGCGACGTCGTCGCGCAGGTGGAGCGGGTGCTGGGCGACGAGGAGGCCCGCGCCCGGCTCGACTTCTGGGCGGAGCACCACTTCGGCGACACGACCAGGGGCCGCGCGACCGAGCGCTTCGAGGAGGCCGTCGGACTCCTGGTCGACCGCTGGCACGAGTTCGACGCGAGGTTCCCCGCCCCGGACGAGACGACGAGTGCCGCCAGCGACGAGACGCTCGCGATCGACGACACCGACGTCTGA
- a CDS encoding glycosyltransferase family 2 protein: protein MGVVSLTQGRRPDDLARGIASVLAQEDVELDIVCVGNGADPGALPAGVRRLVLPENAGIPAGRNRGADQVRGDYVFFLDDDAALASTTFLADAVRMLVASGDIGLLQPRVTDPAGAGDPRRWIPRLRKGSATDSSDVFSVWEGATLLPRPVFDACGGWGEPYFYAHEGIELAWRVWAQGKRVWYAGDLVAHHPSIDPARHSQYYRLNARNRVWLAKRNLPWPLVPVYVASWTAVQVLRWARRPDRLRPWFAGFREGWATSPGGRRSMGWGTVVRMARAGRPPLL from the coding sequence ATCGGCGTGGTCAGTCTCACCCAGGGGCGCCGCCCCGACGACCTCGCCCGCGGTATCGCGTCGGTCCTCGCGCAGGAGGACGTCGAGCTCGACATCGTCTGCGTCGGCAACGGCGCCGACCCCGGCGCACTGCCCGCCGGCGTGCGGCGGCTCGTCCTGCCGGAGAACGCCGGCATCCCCGCCGGACGCAACCGGGGCGCCGACCAGGTGCGGGGCGACTACGTCTTCTTCCTGGACGACGACGCGGCGCTCGCGTCGACGACCTTCCTCGCCGACGCCGTCAGGATGCTCGTGGCGAGCGGCGACATCGGCCTGCTCCAGCCGCGGGTCACCGACCCCGCCGGTGCGGGCGACCCGAGGCGCTGGATCCCGCGCCTCCGCAAGGGCTCGGCGACCGACTCGAGCGACGTCTTCTCGGTGTGGGAGGGGGCGACGCTCCTCCCGCGCCCTGTCTTCGACGCGTGCGGCGGGTGGGGCGAGCCGTACTTCTACGCTCACGAGGGGATCGAGCTCGCCTGGCGGGTGTGGGCTCAGGGGAAGCGCGTGTGGTACGCGGGTGACCTCGTCGCGCACCACCCCTCGATCGATCCTGCGCGGCACAGCCAGTACTACCGGCTGAACGCCCGCAACCGCGTCTGGCTGGCGAAGCGGAACCTGCCCTGGCCCCTCGTGCCCGTCTACGTGGCATCGTGGACAGCGGTGCAGGTGCTCCGCTGGGCGCGGCGCCCGGACCGGCTGCGGCCCTGGTTCGCGGGCTTCCGGGAGGGCTGGGCGACATCGCCGGGCGGACGCCGCTCGATGGGGTGGGGCACAGTGGTGCGGATGGCTCGGGCAGGACGACCGCCCCTGCTCTGA